Proteins from a single region of Apis mellifera strain DH4 linkage group LG7, Amel_HAv3.1, whole genome shotgun sequence:
- the LOC412643 gene encoding uncharacterized protein LOC412643 isoform X3, whose product MAGGRDNNKQSGNLDRIHQWLYCHQLYASVKPELPSSETFKKHQHIEKNRIVTKSLNDLQDNILRLLYSNSNFSKEEQLLVEHILSIYTSKLVNASSNNKVLNISKRYVDSSDCYLKSTETTRNVREYAIVDVSPTISDMADSGLETGSVSPHENTTSENSSTDFEELQVTEYTSGNDKLDEIRAKHLHNNDEKVIIKNEHYNLTNNYDNTCHSKNLVKSGLMEYGSNDSATCCSFNTEQPQLDFSSSSMDNAQKTKSNADEIFQYESQILSDPFYESDCGSDENESFEFINLGNVSSTNIDVVKKNCTEKESTKKLQDEKMCHSTHSQTENVQSENINHEISHDNQRSSCNTSNYYFIDASTLNDEVEIPTSNVVKNKCNNEKLQSYISYSSKYVANTSIDLVEEQYYKFTSLKTTNLQTERITEFEKELKLTEYLEPQKIKRINSISKDKINTEINKESLVVEIKEADSGESAHPSPCPDNNKNINNDRHVSQINNDTNLTIEIKKEIMEQTNDKDVNLTDDMQQPSLIRRNTFELDSNDEKLSVLRQEYERRQGNLVFQNAIPQYSGHRVDGDSCFNPPDESSIPISNVLNKFPIDVQIPTSSQYHTMQYLSLDNGEYENNQISSENNNSLKTKTNISYPVIKSASDKIVTNYHSELDNDSSKCSNSLPVTLGSIIEKDTKIDNIKKTKCDETMPIISGGVSTSDYSKPSDSPTVRRKTESTPIVSGGSVIMNEPIIKIKPTKMSSSMTAWIVDMSDCNKNESKPLNNIHTGMSQSFSNSECLKKPIKKTSSHEKHNSLGFFVNLKDMDTKSISQQQNYSIEKKEHNGCNKSYCEFYVDMSSTNKVPKNTKLELEEAIVKPEKSNESDKKNIFSMFIDLSDTPKNRENMQSLHKRNFSTFSDKQEMKLDDINNSSENSITIKEDQSSIEQRCIKEKTKPSVFMYIESDSPVVRRRTLSSSRPVFKRHSWNVDKTQSANNNGHVAKELIFRKEHKRAHSLSVDRGDLKKLQAKTNFSNHSLNDMIKPDITQENSKLLREGNGPNNMDTSSEDVFEFDVRDTPPNSHVEVINEELRVNIKEHEYTELKTERMAENLNTTDVKTYEDEYSETSAWEKTCTESTEGQTRKSETFDISSGSGPSPDSDNHDYELSELLNGEVPTINRTQIVPTVVGNKISETHKSLNETIKKIESELESSDYVKSKITYDNHNIISKKSERVIEHNMKTSTSNFVRLSDLDKTPVSSHSADILTVKEEGNTHRMCNSIPETSWIESKLIMSRTNGSIRPPPRKFTSIMSTSLPSKQKSPLEDLTGEYDGEGIISESDLSSMQSSMGRSGAEGSTEETETSSLAGSRPYNRLGEDLLRMFLEEINPDVTIDVAGRRIRAHKCILSSRCQYFAAILSGGWIESVGNVISLQGYSYDAVHFALCHIYSGESNIPDSISIVELATLADMLCLEGLKEIIGYTLKVKYCHLFHKPCQICAVGVLECMPLAAAYGLDEVYRKSLRWITRHFVRIWPCKAFATLPKELMAKCYHQHIVHMSTDNVLQTMMDCDKLLATLPNVRWAEPVFRMVSNLLETSVKFLSDNFSGVLGNENFQSLGRELTWNISRLEDNFLAAAERLPPEQACKSYSKLHKMLTSAQQDEIQEKIKWGPLFVDFLKKIQSRVEKCLVRDAARAARTTSWLKMDLELRRRIQELACLVILPHETSKRQSRHSNFIKEPRPVSSRSTTINRTLDLKRVKMVISEHNHKTLKQAVTQQQPKKVFNKPKSDPLERKMQNDKQITTDTNRPKSWPNKLEVKSRYLEPRNKSVPKETMQPVHQEKTIIQQRRKIMISSSDSSRTSSPAMKRATDKKSLAKIKLPIKKDVKALSSDSLTESNATRTNTKNDSISKSCGITRPESPSFKQKNTEIGLSVDSLAESKNKPTTIKKKTNKMDTSISTDSLMTEITTTPKSNTSNKFSPILGKTISKTQCHDKGVKKTSPPTQQKSLLTITKRPRRSLENSTAASRSRAAAISAYHLRRNLLDAAKTPDIPSKSLNNIACKAVSTRPLTQSTVNHPNIIKEKKEGMPMQQSSESPSKRSSPKSFGTSKINKSLITNKRTTIAKTSCDEKVKNKCNGEVSKQPTVGSRSGTFLKDEPTILKKADIKSSQINI is encoded by the exons ATGGCTGGAGGCAGGGACAACAACAAACAAAGTGGAAATTTAGACAGAATACATCAATGGCTTTATTGCCATCAACTTTATGCTTCTGTCAAGCCTGAACTTCCTTCTagtgaaacatttaaaaaacatcagcatatagaaaaaaatcgaattgtcACAAAAAGTCTTAATGATCTACAAGATAATATTTTgag gcttttatatagtaattctaatttttcaaaagaagaacAGTTATTGGTAGAACATATTTTGAGTATTTATACTTCAAAACTTGTGAATGCATCctctaataataaagtattaaacaTCAGTAAAAg ATATGTGGATTCATcagattgttatttaaaaagtactGAAACTACAAGAAATGTGAGAGAATATGCTATTGTGGATGTAAGTCCCACTATATCCGATATGGCTGATTCTGGTTTAGAAACAGGCTCTGTAAGTCCACATGAAAATACTACATCTGAGAATTCAAGTACTGATTTTGAGGAATTACAAGTCACAGAATATACTTcaggaaatgataaattagatGAAATACGCGCTAAACATTTACACAATAACGATGAAAaagtaatcataaaaaatgaacattataatttgactaataattatgataatacatGCCATTCAAAGAACTTAGTAAAATCAGGATTAATGGAATATGGTTCAAATGACAGTGCAACATGTTGTTCTTTTAATACAGAACAACCACAATTAGATTTCTCTAGTTCATCTATGGATAATGctcaaaaaacaaaatcaaatgCAGATGAAATCTTTCAATATGAAAGTCAAATACTTAGTGATCCATTTTATGAATCAGATTGTGGAAGTGATGAAAATGaatcatttgaatttattaatcttggcAATGTGTCTTCTACAAATATTgatgttgtaaaaaaaaattgcacagAGAAAGAATCCACAAAAAAGTTACAAGATGAAAAAATGTGTCATTCCACTCATTCACAAACTGAAAATGTACaatcagaaaatataaatcatgaaatttCACATGATAACCAAAGAAGTTCCTGTAATACAagtaattactattttattgatGCATCGACTCTTAATGATGAAGTAGAAATTCCAACTTCTAATgtggttaaaaataaatgtaataatgaaaaattacaatcttACATTTCCTATTCTTCTAAATATGTTGCAAATACATCTATTGATCTTGTTGaagaacaatattataaatttacatcttTAAAAACAACTAATTTGCAAACTGAACGAATAAcagaattcgaaaaagaattgaaacttACAGAATATCTTGAgccacaaaaaataaaaagaattaattctatatctaaagataaaataaatactgaaataaataaagaatctttAGTTGTAGAAATTAAAGAAGCAGACAGCGGAGAAAGTGCGCATCCTTCTCCTTGCCctgacaataataaaaatataaataacgatcGACATGtatcacaaataaataatgatacaaattTGACTATAGagattaaaaaggaaataatggaACAAACAAATGATAAAGATGTAAATTTAACAGATGATATGCAGCAACCTTCTCTTATTAGAAGAAATACATTTGAGCTGGATTCAAATGATGAAAAACTTTCAGTTTTACGACAAGAATATGAACGACGACAAGGTAATCTTGTATTTCAAAATGCTATACCTCAATATTCAGGACATCGTGTAGATGGTGATTCATGTTTTAATCCACCGGATGAATCTTCAATTCCAATAAgcaatgtattaaataaatttccaattgaTGTTCAAATTCCAACTAGTAGTCAATATCATACCATGCAATATCTTTCTCTAGATAATggagaatatgaaaataatcaaatatcatcagagaataataattctttaaaaactaaaaCCAACATAAGTTATCCAGTAATTAAAAGTGCTAGTGATAAAATAGTTACGAATTATCATTCGGAATTGGATAATGATTCAAGCAAGTGTAGTAATAGTTTACCTGTTACATTAGGTtctattatagaaaaagatactaaaattgataatataaaaaaaactaaatgtGATGAAACTATGCCTATTATTTCTGGTGGCGTAAGTACTTCGGATTATTCTAAACCTAGTGATAGTCCTACTGTGCGTCGAAAAACAGAATCTACACCAATCGTTTCTGGAGGTTCTGTTATTATGAATGaacctataataaaaataaaacctaCAAAAATGTCTTCATCTATGACTGCATGGATCGTTGATATGAgcgattgtaataaaaatgaatctaaACCATTGAACAATATTCATACAGGAATGTCTCaaagtttttcaaattcaGAATGTTTAAAGAAaccgataaaaaaaacaagtagCCATGAAAAACATAATAGTTTAGgatttttcgttaatttgaAGGATATGGATACAAAATCTATTTCACaacaacaaaattattcaatagaaaagaaagaacataATGGATGTAATAAATCTTATTGTGAATTTTATGTCGATATGTCTAGTACAAATAAAGTaccaaaaaatacaaaattagaattagaagaaGCTATTGTCAAGCCTGAAAAATCTAATGAAagtgataagaaaaatattttttctatgtttATTGATTTAAGTGATACACCGAAAAACAGAGAAAATATGCAATCTTTacacaaaagaaatttttccacatTTTCCGACAAACAAGAAATGAAGCtggatgatattaataattctagcGAGAATAGTATCACAATAAAGGAAGATCAATCATCAATTGAACAACGatgtattaaagaaaaaactaaacCAAGTGTTTTTATGTACATAGAATCTGATTCTCCTGTAGTAAGAAGAAGAACCTTATCTTCATCGCGACCAGTGTTTAAACGACATTCTTGGAATGTTGATAAAACACAAAGCGCTAATAATAATGGACATGTtgcaaaagaattaatatttaggaAGGAACATAAACGCGCACATAGTTTATCGGTAGATCGGGGAGACTTAAAGAAGTTACAagcaaaaactaatttttcaaatcattctTTAAATGACATGATAAAACCAGATATTACTCAGGAAAATTCTAAACTTCTTCGAGAAGGTAATGGTCCAAATAATATGGATACATCTTCAGAAGATGTTTTCGAGTTTGATGTAAGAGATACGCCTCCAAATTCTCACGTTGAAGTGATCAATGAAGAACTTCgtgttaatataaaagaacatGAATATACAGAATTGAAAACTGAAAGAATGGCAGAAAACCTAAATACTACCGATGTTAAAACATATGAAGATGAATATTCAGAAACTTCGGCTTGGGAGAAAACATGTACAGAAAGTACTGAAGGACAAACACGCAAAAGTGAAACATTTGACATTAGTAGTGGCAGTGGTCCATCTCCTGATAGTGATAATCATGATTATGAATTATCAGAATTATTAAACGGAGAAGTACCAACTATAAATCGAACACAAATAGTTCCTACTGTagtaggaaataaaatatcagaaaCACATAAGTCTTTAAATGAAactatcaaaaaaattgaaagcgaATTAGAAAGTTCAGATTAtgtgaaatcaaaaataacatatgataatcacaatataatatcaaaaaaaagtgaaagagTTATAGAACATAATATGAAAACATCAACTTCTAATTTTGTTCGATTATCTGATTTAGATAAAACACCTGTTTCTTCTCATTCAGCGGACATATTAACtgtgaaagaagaaggaaatacTCATCGTATGTGTAATAGTATTCCAGAAACTTCATGGATTGAAAGCAAATTAATAATGTCTAGAACTAATGGATCTATTAGACCACCTCCTAGGAAATTTACTTCAATTATGAGCACCTCTCTTCCATCTAAACAAAAGTCTCCCCTTGAAGAtctaacaggagaatatgatggAGAAGGAATTATATCAGAATCTGATCTAAGTAGTATGCAAAGTAGTATGGGTCGTTCTGGTGCTg aagGAAGTACAGAGGAAACTGAAACATCGAGTTTAGCAGGAAGTAGACCATACAATAGATTGGGAgaagatttattaagaatgtttttagaagaaattaatccAGATGTTACAATCGATGTAGCTGGACGTCGTATAAGAGCTCACAAATGCATATTAAGTTCTCGATGTCAATATTTTGCAGCGATCCTTAGTGGAGGATGGATTGAAAGTGTAGGAAATGTTATTTCTTTGCAAGGATATTCTTATGATGCAGTACATTTTGCATTGTGCCACATATATAGTGGAGAAAGTAATATACCAGATTCCATAAGTATAGTTGAATTAGCTACGTTAGCTGATATGTTATGTTTGGAAGgtcttaaagaaattataggaTATACacttaaagttaaatattgtCATTTGTTTCACAAG ccTTGTCAAATATGTGCTGTTGGTGTATTAGAGTGTATGCCTTTAGCAGCAGCTTATGGTTTAGATGAAGTATATCGAAAATCTCTTCGTTGGATTACAAGACATTTTGTGCGAATATGGCCATGTAAAGCATTTGCAACGCTTCCGAAAGAACTTATGGCAAAATGTTATCATCAACATATTGTACACATG tccACAGACAATGTGCTTCAAACTATGATGGATTGTGATAAACTTCTCGCAACTTTGCCAAATGTTCGTTGGGCCGAACCAGTATTCAGAATGGTTTCAAATTTATTGGAAACAtctgtgaaatttttatcagataATTTTTCAGGAGTTTTAGGAAATGAAAACTTTCAGTCTCTTGGACGAGAATTAACGTGGAATATCAGTCGATTGGAAGATAATTTCTTAGCAGCAGCTGAACGTTTACCTCCTGAACAAGCATGTAAAAGTTATtcaaaattgcataaaatgtTAACTTCAGCGCAACAAGATGAAATTCAAGAAAAGATTAAGTGGGGACCGttatttgttgattttttgaaaaaaattcaaagtcgAGTAGAAAAATGTTTAGTTCGAGATGCAGCACGAGCTGCTAGAACTACTTCGTGGTTAAAAATGGATTTGGAACTTCGGCGTAGAATTCAAGAATTAGCTTGTCTTGTAATTCTACCTCACGAAACATCGAAACGTCAATCAAGACATTCTAACttcataaaa gaaCCTAGACCAGTATCAAGTCGTTCAACAACTATAAATAGAACTTTAGATTTGAAACGTGTAAAAATGGTTATATCTGAACATAATCATAAGACTTTAAAACAAGCAGTAACTCAACAACAaccaaaaaaagtttttaacaaACCAAAAAGTGATCCATTAGAACGTAAAATGCAAAATGATAAACAAATCACTACAGACACAAATAGGCCAAAATCTTGGCCTAATAAATTAGAg GTAAAATCAAGATACTTAGAACCTAGGAATAAATCTGTTCCAAAAGAAACTATGCAACCAGTACATCaagaaaaaactataataCAACAGCgacgaaaaataatgatttcatcTTCAGATTCATCTCGTACATCTAGTCCAGCAATGAAACGAGCTActgataaaaaatcattagctaaaataaaattacctaTAAAGAAAGATGTAAAAGCACTATCTTCAGATAGCTTAACAGAATCTAATGCTACTAGAACTAATACTAAAAATGATTCGATCAGTAAAAGTTGCGGTATTACTCGTCCAGAATCTCCATCttttaaacagaaaaataCAGAGATAGGCTTATCTGTAGATTCTTTAGCAGAATCGAAAAACAAGCCAACAACTATTAAGAAAAAGACAAATAAAATGGATACTTCAATATCTACAGATAGTCTTATGACTGAAATAACAACAACGCCCAAATCAAATACATCAAACAAGTTTTCACCTATTTTAGGAAAAACGATAAGTAAAACACAATGTCATGATAAAGGAGTAAAAAAAACTTCACCACCGACACAACAAAAAAGTCTACTTACAATAACAAAAAGACCACGAAGATCGTTAGAAAATTCAACTGCAGCTAGTAGAAGCCGAGCTGCAGCTATTAGTGCTTATCATTTACGAAGAAATCTTCTAGATGCTGCAAAAACACCAGATATTCCAAGTAAGTCATTAAATAACATAGCGTGTAAAGCAGTAAGCACACGACCGCTTACCCAATCGACAGTTAATCatcctaatataataaaagaaaagaaagaaggaatgcCAATGCAGCAAAGCTCCGAAAGTCCTAGCAAAAGATCTTCTCCTAAATCATTTGGCactagtaaaataaataaatctttgatcACTAATAAAAGGACAACTATTGCAAAGACTTCTTGTGATGAGAAAGTTAAGAATAAGTGTAATGGAGAAGTTTCAAAACAACCAACAGTAGGTTCTAGATCAGGAACTTTTTTGAAAGATGAACCCACGATTCTTAAGAAAGCAGATATTAAATCttctcaaattaatatttaa